TCCCCCCATGTTCCTGTTGCCCATGCTGTGTGCCTTTgggaagcaaaataatttcagccCTTTGAGTTTTTGGCACAGACCAAAGGCTTTGCTGTaagtgtgttttggggtttggtttgttttcttttccagttgcaGCTGCACCCCTCTATGGGTACGGGGCTCGGGAAAATGACCGGGAGTATGTGGAAAGGAAGGTGGATTTTAATTCTCCGCTTTTCAAGCCTGAGACTGGATTCCCATTTGGGAAAACCCTGCGCGACTCTCTCTACGTGAGTCTACCTTGGCTTGCTGTTGGGCATGTGGCCGTCCCCCAGAAACCTCGGGAGGCACCAGGGTCCAGGTGCCTGGGATGGGACCCTTCTGAGGGCAAATCAGCTGGGATGCTGCCGGGGTCTGTTTGCAGCAGGAGGTGACTTTGTGGCCCCTTTGGTGGTGGCGGGTGGTGGCCTTCCTTGGGCATCGCTCAGAGTGGGTTTGGAAATGGGAGGGCTGCCACCCCTGTGTCAGGGGCTCCCGTTGGTCCTGACCTCACCTGATGGAGGGATCCCTCTGCTCAGTTTACAGACAACGGACAAATCATTTTCCCAGCCTCAGATGACAGCATCTTCACATATCCCAACCCTCCTCCCGGTGGCTTCAACGGCCATGAGGAGGTTCCCATGATCGCTGTGTTTTGGGACAATGCTGACTTCTCCAGAGGCGTTGGCACCACCTATTACCAGGTGAGTGAAGCCACCCAGTTACATGGTGGCATGAAACTTTTGGTGATAAACTCATCACCTGTTCTATGGATGTCCCTTGAGATGTGTAACTGATGGACCCCACGAGCAGTGTTTCCCTTTTCTGGGTCAAATCTAAGAGCTGTTGGTCATGTGAGTGTCACCTCTTAAGTCACCCAGATCTTACCCAGACAGTCACAGCACTCCATGCGTGACCCCAGCATAGACCTGTCTTTGCCCTACTGGGAGCTAACAAAGCTGTGGGTGTACCCAACCTGCAGGAGTTCCTCACCCTCAACACGGCCAAGCCACCATTCGTCCGCGATGTGGAAGCAAAGGTTCGGCGGTACCTGAGGTCATCCTACTCCGCAGCCTGGACCCTGAAGATCACCTGGGAGAAGGCACCTGCCTACAGAGCACAGACTGACACCCGGAGGGTAAGGGACTGATGGAGCTTGAGCACTTGTTGAgttgtcaaaaaaaacccctcaagaCCCATGGGCAAGCACCTTGTCTGTGCCTGAGAATAAGAAGCAGTTTTGTGAAAAAGGTCAGTCTTAAAAACTTTTACCAAAAAGAACTAGGCTGTGCCCATGTTTTGGTGGCTTTCAATTTTTTTGGGTGACATCTTTAGCTGAACTCTCCCTGCACTGTAAAATCTTTCACTTTAATGTGGTGGGAGTTTGTTGTGCACCAGAAACACTGCTCTTCAGGAGCATAAAACTGGGTGAATCTGAGGCTTCTCATGGAACAGCATCAAAGTAAAACTATcatattttccatgtaaaatgTGAAGCAGCCCAGTCTGCATTCACCCTGTACACCAGGACCTCAGCCCCACCATTCCCCAGTGAGCACTGACCCACACCCtgaattttaaagcaaacatctttgcttgctttcttaccTGTCTGTAATGCTTCTCCCCAGACGATCACGTATCAAGCTGTCCTGACCACTGATGGCTTCAGGTCCTATGTCCTGATGCTGTACCAGGATGGAGGCATGCGATGGGATTACACCAGGCTCGCTGCCACCAATGTGCTTATCGGCTATACCAGGTACAGCAGGCTCAGCACCCCTACTGCTGCCTCCTCTGAGCACTGGGCTGCATCCCACCCCTGGCTCCAGCTGGTTTAATCCTTCCCCCTGTGTCCCATGAAGTGCCCTGCAAGGATGAGGGCAGCCCAGAGGGGGTCTGCATACCCATATAGCCTAACATATGGGGGTCTCACAACCAAATTTGCCCCGTTAGTGGCTGGATCATGCTGCAGCATGCTGACTTGCTGGGCTGTGCTCATTGTAAGATCCACAGATCCCTCTGGGGTCCCAGGCCTGCAGCATCTTGGTGGTTTGGGTGGAAGGAGTGGGGAACAGGGGTTGTTTGCTGAACTTTGCACCAGTTGAAGGAAGGGATTTCTGCTGCTTGGCCGGAGCAGTTGCTTCCTGCTTCCTTACATTACGTCTTGCCCCATGCATGCTGTCTCCAGGGTTTGCTCATtagctgcttgctgcagctgggtAAGGAAAAGGTGGTGGGGCCAGGAAGCGCAGGCGGCAGaggcatgtgtgtgtgcttgcCTGTGCATGACCGCTCGTGGGTTTCCGCTCCGGATTGCCCTGCAAGCTGCTGGAAACTGTGAAAGCTGCTCACAGGGGTCCTGAGATGTCTGTGGATTCAGCCCGTGATGCAGCAGGAGTGATTGCAGCACCCAAAACTAGCTGCACCTTgcagagaggaggcagcaggctggaggagctggtgcctttgctttcctgcccCTGGAGCTGTGATTTTGGTGCTGTGGGGTCCTGCCGGCTCCATATCAGGGCAGCTGAAGGGCAGGCTGGGACTGGGGCTGGGATAACAACACCCAGGAAAAGCAGCCCCTgattcttcccctttcctctgcaCACAGTGGGGATGGCTTTTACCGCAATGACGACCTGACTCGGAGACCTCCAGCTGCTAAATATCACCCTGACCAGTTCAGGGGCTACAACACAGGTAGTGCcacacagccagggcagatTCACACAGCCCCTCGGGGGGTCGGGGAATGGTtgtgtggggagggggacatTCCCAGAGGATGAAATCCATCACACTGCTGTGGCAAGGCTCTCACTGAGGCCAGGCTTTTCCCCCAAGCACAGAAAATACTTATCCTGGGTACCAGCTATGCCCTGGAGCTGAAACATCATTGATGTGTCCGTGGACCCTTTTTAATGCAATGGCTCTGTCCCAAGGCTTTCTTCTTTGGCAGGAGCCTCTCCCCCCATTTCTCTGCTACTGGGTAGCTGTTAAACGTGGGGTCCCACAGCTGGGGGTCAATCTGGGCTAAACTTCCAGCATCAGCATTTCTTGCCTCGAGCTGAAAGAGCCCCTGTGGTCCCCTTGGCCAGAGGTAAACAGCTAGTGGTTTCTCTCCCTGCTCAGACCTCCGCGGACTGTGGATTTACAAGCTGGAGAGCCGTGTGGGTGTCAACTACCGGCTGAAGTGCCTGGCGTGGACAGGGCGGCAGCAGGAGCCGTGGGCATGGAGCCAGGGCCTGCCCAcctgtccctgctccctgcagcaagggcagcaggacCCACGCTTCAAGAGCAGCCGTAGAGGCAAGTGGACACACTGCTTCCCCACCCTCCTCGTCCCTCAGCtgtccctccccacctcctctgCAAGGGTGGCTGGGGTCCCTCCTGGCCTAGTGAGCAGGGGGACTCAAGGAAAATGAGGGGGGGTTGCCCTTCCCTGCAGAGATAGAAAAAGCAAGGGCTGACCTGTCCATGTCTTGGTAGCCTGGCTGGAGCTGGTCTAAACTGCATGGGGACAGTGGGGAtggaccctccccagcaccaggggCTCACGCTAGGGGACCACCTGGGTGGTCTCCATCAGTCCCTCCAAACCCCCATAGCACGGCGGGTGATGCGGTGGGAACAATGGATAACAAGGAGGCAGTGCCGGCCGTGCTGGCCGCCCTGGCGCAGGGAtgctggctgggcagagctgtgccgAGGCTCACCGCCGCCCCGTTGCAGGCTGGTGGGCTGCCCGGGTGTCCATGCTGCACTCCGCCTTCCCCAACCAGCACGGCGCCGGCGTCCGCTGCCTGTACGACAGCCAGAGCCAGCTGATCGAGGGGCGGCAGGAGAGGTACTGGAGGTCCTCCAGGCAGGCATCGCCATACCGTGGTAAGCGCGGCCAGCCCTGGCATCCCCTGGCTGAGGCTGGCATTGCTGCAGCCTGTAAAGCATGTTAATCTCTGTGCCAGCCTGCTTCCTGATACGCTGCTGCCCTTGGAGGGAGCGTGAACTTGCCAAAAGTCAAGGCGAGCACCCTGCCTTCTCGGGGCCAGCCTgtccccctctcctctccccgtCATCCCCGTACTCTCCTTTTTGCCTCCAGACCAGGAGCTGAAGTTGTATGACTGGTGCTGTAATCAGGCGGGCAGTGCCCACCTCTGCGCCCGCTACACCGAGAAGAGACCGAAGATTGGCTGTGATGGATACCAGTCACCTGACACGGGTGGGTCTGCAGCCCATGTGTGCCAGGGTGATGCCGTCTTGATGCCCAGGACTGGGGAGGGGAATGTCCCAGCCACCCCATAGTTAAGGCAGCAAGAGCCCCAGGCAGATGAGGGATGGGGTTTGGGGTGCTCACGTGCACATGTAAGCTGATGCAGGGCTTTCTTGCAACCCTCAGCAGGTTCCTCGGAGGAGACAGAGAGTGACTCGGAGGAGCAGAGAGGTGAGCAGGATTGAGGGTCTCCTCCCCACTGGCCACTTCCCTCAGTCCCTGTCCCCCCATGTGGAAATTTCCCTGGGGCTTCCAGCTCACCCCAGGCCCCCAGGGAGAAGGTGGCTGAGCaattctcatttcttctttgcagaCGGAGAGCACGAGTAACTGGAGCATTACACACCTGCAGCAAGGTCTGGGCCATGGCTGATCATCTGAGTCCTTTGCTCCTGCTCATCTTGTGtccccctgcttcccccagAACCCATCACTCCTGCCCACCATGCAGGGCGGCTCAGctgagctcagctgcagctgagaggGTGCCCATGAGCACCTCCTtgctggcagggaggtgggcaGGTGCCCCCACTGCATACACcaccccctgtccccccccTACATCCCACTGTGCCTCCCATGCTGTGGGGTGAGGTTAGACCCCTGGCACTTGGGAAAAGGAGTTTTGCACTTCGCATTGGTTGACTATGGCCAAGCCCTGTGGTGCAGCAGGCTCCCTCCATGAGCTGGTCCTATCTTGTCCCTGACTTCTGACTCCCAGCCATCCCTCCCCAGGTGGTTCCCAGGCCCTGTGCCCAGGAGAAGGGGCAACTCTCTGGATCAAGCCAGTCAGCTTGACACCTCTGCTGGGGGTGTGAgggcaaaacacaatcccatGATCAAAAAcgttggaagaaaaataatttttttgtgtgtaagaGAGCACCtgcctttcttaaaaaaaaaaaataataatcattgTCAAATCTTGTCTGTTCAATAAAGCCTCCAAGGGGTCTGAGCATTGCTgatcctgcagcagccctgtccTCTGCTAAActggggtgggaggtggtggtgaGGGCAGGCTTGGATTGCAGGATGCCTCTGCCCTTGGAGttggtgctggtgctgtgagCGTACCGCCTGCAGCTAAGCCAGGCTCtagggcagcggggctggacCTGGGGTCTGCTGGGATCTGAAACATCCTGCTTGGGTGAAGGGCTGTGGGCTTTGGGGGGGGTCACAGCCTGACCTGCATGATCTGAGCCACTGTGAGCAGTGCCTGGGGAGAACAGGAGAACAGCTTTgcaaggggaaggaggagatgaagcaacaaaaaaagctacATCCATCTTCTCTTTGGTCCTGTGGACAGGaccagcagaaagcagggaCTTGAGAGCTTGGTGATGgggaagcagggctggcacACAGGCACCATGAGGTGCAGGCAACTTAGCAGCATGCCATCATTTTTGTTATATTCTATTTTATTCCtaattgtagaggaatgaagctgggttaatgAACATcaataatatacagctgtgggctggcttcaggggcggtgggttggctgatgaggataaggtgcagctgtggctgttctgttaagtggttgagagccaacGAAGAGAGAGCAgtcaaggaagagagaagaggaagaagcgtgccctgggtgaggagagactaggagaaggcagcagagggactggcggtatgctgtggtgtgatggtaaaagaccttgttgcagctggctagtttggagagtgctgcaacaccTAATGGGTTATAATGGCTCATTGCCCGACCTGACTCTGCTATCCGTGGCTGTTCTGGGTCCAGTTACGTTGCACTAGAGCATACCCCAAAGCAGACATGCTCGGGGACTAGCTCGGTTGTCTCTTCAGGGGAAGGTGAAATCTTCTGGCTTTGGCCACTGAACATAAACCCACATTCTTCATTCAAAAAAGAGCACCTCCTCCAGAGCGGATCCTCCCACAACTGCAATAGacagctgcctgtcccctgcctccATGCGGGTGCCATTGCCGGAGAGCCTGAGAgtggcagggccagcagcagcactgggtcCTCCTGAGCCCAGAGGCggtggggcagggctggtggcaggctAGGGCTGCAGCGGGGGCTGGCTCGGGGGCCTGATGTGGGGTCTCTGGATCCTTATCTGTAAAGGAGGGACAGGCCATGCCGTGCTGTCAGGGCTGCATGGGCTCTGCTCTTTGCAACAAGCTCAGACAGTGGTGCAGACCCTAACGGCAGCCAAAGCATCCGTGATGCTCCAGGAGGAGGCACAGCTCCTGAGCGTCTTTGAGGCACAGGATCAGGACATCAGTTCCCAGCCTACAGCCCCCCACCCTCGCCCCTCGCAGGTACAACCCCTGGGCAGACCTGGACAGAGGGGTCAACGGCCTGGAGCTGTGGTTCCCAACACCTTTCCAGGGAGTGGGGGAGCGTGGGCTCTGCTCGCTCTCCTGCCATCATCAGAGCTGGAATGGGGAAGATGAGCAGAGCCTGAAGAAGACTGGGGTGAAGCAGAgccagggtggtggtgggggatTGCAGGGATGTACTCACAGGACAAGGGCTGTGTCCTCCAGAAGGTCTCCTtggccctgggggggggggaagcaaaaaGGGGACAACATGttggggtggggatgggaaaGCCCCTGTTTGGTCCTGTCCTGGTGCCTGGGTCGGATGGTAGAGGGGAGCAGTGACTGAGTGTGGGGGCAGGATGGGACAATGAGAGGAGGAAGAGCCCCAGTTCTTGGCACACACAATTTCTTGTCTTGCCACAAGTGCAAAGGAACAGCGGCGCTCCCCAGAGAGCTCTGGCACCAGGGCTGTCagacagccagcagcaggggcaggggacagcTCTGACCGGTGCAGAGGGGCTTGGGGCACTGAGATTCCCCTGAGCATGGATGCCATGCCGGGAccaagggctggggaggagggaaggagatgcTGGTGCTTCCACCCCAGCCTTGCACCTCGTCAGCCATCTGCTAtgcccctgctctgctggaaggCAAGGTCCAGTCCTGCAACCACCTTTTCCTTGCTCCAGACCAATGTGAATTGCAGCGGAAATAATTTGGGTGGTATTCAAATTATAATTAAATAGAAAGCCCATCTGCAACTGAGTGCTGGGTGGGATgatgaagaaatgcaaatactCCCTGACAtgagggaaaaagggaaattaatgTTCAACCCACTGACAttgcagccctgagcagcaggtGACTGGGAAAGGGGCTGGAAGATGCTAAAAGATCATCCAgcccagacccttccccagggcaggctccccctgcccaggccagGTGGGTCCCACCAGTCGTGGGTCTTCCAGAGATGGATTTTCCACtagtttttcttcctgacatCTAACCTTCTTCCCAGCcgcacccacagcacccacccctGTGCAGGTCCAGCCCATGGCTCACCCCCGGTGCTGGCGGCGGCGCCTGCGGCAGAGGCACAAGGCCAGGCAAGCGGTGgtgagcaggaggcagagcagagccagggctccCAGCAAGATGCCGAGGAAGGCAGCGAGGCTGATGGCCAGCCGCTCGCACCGGGCACCAGCGGGGGAGAAGATGGAGAAGGGGAAGCAGCTGTGaatggggagggaggaatggTGATGCTGTGGGAAGAAGCGGCCATGCTGGGTGGCCTCATCCACCCCTAGCACTGCTGCTACCTGCAAGTGGGACCCTCAGGCAAGTGCTGGCACTGGCCGCCGTGCTGGCAGTAGCCGGTCTTGCAAGGGGAGATGCAGATGAAGCCGATGGTCCCTGTGTAGTGGAGCTGGTAGCCCTTGTAGCCGTACAGACCGCAGGGAAAATAGTACCTCAGCTCAGCCACTGTCACTTGGGGAGGGAAGGCATGGGTTCAGCCATGAGGTAGCATCCCCTTGATGCTTTCCTAGGTCTCCCTGAGATGGATCCATGCCCGGCATGTGGACTGCTGCTCACCCGCTTCCCCCCACGGGCACTACCCAAACCCCAGGGCACACAGATGATGGGGACAGTGGAGTACTCCTCGAGGCTCTCCAGCTTGGTGCTGGGAGAAACTCACGCTTCACCAGGTCGGTGATGTTGTCCTGGTGCAGGCGCTGGAAGAGGAGGTGTGCGCCCACCTCCCGTCGCCTCCGCCGGC
This genomic stretch from Falco biarmicus isolate bFalBia1 chromosome 13, bFalBia1.pri, whole genome shotgun sequence harbors:
- the LOC130158265 gene encoding mucin-4-like codes for the protein MAGGHPNPAARPCRYVMLVAQPRQEDHVWPPDGLSFAAAPLYGYGARENDREYVERKVDFNSPLFKPETGFPFGKTLRDSLYFTDNGQIIFPASDDSIFTYPNPPPGGFNGHEEVPMIAVFWDNADFSRGVGTTYYQEFLTLNTAKPPFVRDVEAKVRRYLRSSYSAAWTLKITWEKAPAYRAQTDTRRTITYQAVLTTDGFRSYVLMLYQDGGMRWDYTRLAATNVLIGYTSGDGFYRNDDLTRRPPAAKYHPDQFRGYNTDLRGLWIYKLESRVGVNYRLKCLAWTGRQQEPWAWSQGLPTCPCSLQQGQQDPRFKSSRRAWLELV
- the LOC130158447 gene encoding mucin-4-like, with the translated sequence MLHSAFPNQHGAGVRCLYDSQSQLIEGRQERYWRSSRQASPYRDQELKLYDWCCNQAGSAHLCARYTEKRPKIGCDGYQSPDTAGSSEETESDSEEQRDGEHE